One stretch of Roseovarius mucosus DNA includes these proteins:
- a CDS encoding holin-associated N-acetylmuramidase, whose translation MQTVEQIAQEIVAREGGYVDDPDDPGGATNFGVTIHTMRRLGLDLTRDGVVDALDVRALTRDQAVSLFIDHYYQRPGIARLPQSLRPSVFDMYVNAGSNAVKILQRLLREMGQEIEVDGVIGPQTAAAAEAAAKAAPDHIADAYGIARRNYYLRLADARPESRKFARSRTGGKGGWIKRAEVFISPRFHLSQAQFNARISAW comes from the coding sequence ATGCAAACTGTTGAACAGATAGCGCAAGAGATCGTCGCGCGTGAAGGCGGCTATGTGGATGATCCTGACGATCCCGGCGGTGCAACGAATTTTGGCGTGACAATTCATACGATGCGGCGCTTGGGGCTGGACCTGACGCGCGATGGCGTGGTGGATGCCTTGGACGTCCGGGCGTTGACGCGGGATCAGGCGGTGTCGCTGTTCATCGACCACTACTATCAGCGTCCGGGCATCGCGCGGCTTCCTCAGAGCCTGCGGCCGAGTGTCTTCGATATGTATGTCAACGCCGGGTCCAATGCGGTCAAGATTCTGCAACGGCTCTTGCGTGAGATGGGGCAGGAGATCGAGGTGGACGGCGTGATCGGGCCGCAAACTGCGGCGGCGGCAGAGGCCGCAGCCAAGGCGGCCCCGGATCATATTGCCGATGCTTATGGCATTGCGCGGCGCAATTATTACCTGCGCCTTGCCGATGCCCGCCCGGAAAGTCGCAAATTCGCGCGCAGTCGCACGGGGGGTAAAGGCGGCTGGATCAAGCGGGCCGAAGTGTTCATCTCGCCGCGCTTTCATCTGAGTCAGGCTCAATTCAACGCGAGGATCAGCGCATGGTGA
- a CDS encoding heme lyase CcmF/NrfE family subunit, whose translation MITELGHFALILAFLVACVQATIPLIGAYKRWPGWMALAEPAATLQFMLTAVSFAALTWAFVISDFSLRLVVLNSHTDKPMLYKITGVWGNHEGSMLLWVLIVTLFGAAVAWFGSNLPPSLRARVLSVQAMVGVAFFLFILLTSNPFLRMAVPPFNGQDLNPLLQDPGLAFHPPFLYLGYVGLSMTFSFAVAALIEGRVDAAWGRWVRPYTLAAWIFLTIGIGLGSWWAYYELGWGGFWFWDPVENASFMPWLIAAALLHSAIVVEKRESLKSWTILLAIIAFGFSMVGAFITRSGVLTSVHAFATDPERGVFLLAILAVFMAGALTLFAARAGVMQAKGVFSLVSRESALVLNNLLLAVACFVVFIGTIWPLIAEMLFDRKLSVGEPFFNAAFTPFMVALGLVLPVGAMLPWKRATLGRVIRQLAPAFALALAIGALAWAMQTGRSALGPVGLFLAAWLIGGAAVDLWSRTGRGDGRLSRLTRLPRADWGKAVAHGGLGVTMAGIAAMMAWQQEDIRVLKIGDQFDIAGYTLRLDEVHDEEGPNYLSTMSTFTLSKDGVEIATMTPEKREYPVAQMPTTEAALDSGFLRDIYVVIGDPQIGGGWAVRSYYKPLANWIWGGSILMALGGFLSLSDRRYRVAAGARKVPQGVPAE comes from the coding sequence ATGATTACAGAACTCGGTCACTTCGCCCTCATCCTCGCCTTTCTGGTGGCCTGTGTTCAGGCCACCATCCCCTTGATTGGCGCCTATAAACGCTGGCCGGGCTGGATGGCCCTTGCCGAACCCGCAGCCACACTTCAGTTCATGCTGACGGCTGTGTCCTTTGCCGCGCTCACATGGGCCTTTGTGATCTCGGATTTCTCGCTGCGTCTTGTGGTGCTCAACAGCCACACGGATAAGCCGATGCTTTACAAGATTACCGGTGTCTGGGGTAATCACGAAGGGTCGATGCTGCTTTGGGTGTTGATCGTGACGCTGTTTGGCGCAGCGGTGGCGTGGTTCGGCTCTAATCTGCCGCCGTCGCTGCGCGCGCGGGTGCTGAGCGTGCAGGCCATGGTGGGTGTGGCGTTTTTCCTCTTTATCCTTCTGACGTCGAACCCGTTTTTGCGCATGGCGGTGCCGCCCTTCAACGGGCAGGACTTGAACCCGCTCTTGCAAGACCCGGGCTTGGCCTTTCATCCGCCGTTCCTCTATCTTGGCTATGTCGGTCTTTCGATGACCTTTTCCTTTGCCGTGGCGGCGTTGATCGAGGGGCGGGTAGATGCGGCCTGGGGGCGGTGGGTGCGGCCCTATACGCTGGCGGCCTGGATTTTCCTGACAATCGGTATCGGGCTTGGGTCTTGGTGGGCCTATTACGAATTGGGTTGGGGCGGGTTCTGGTTCTGGGACCCGGTTGAAAACGCCAGTTTCATGCCTTGGCTTATTGCCGCAGCCCTGCTGCATTCCGCAATCGTGGTGGAAAAGCGCGAAAGCCTGAAAAGCTGGACGATCCTGCTTGCGATCATTGCATTCGGGTTCTCGATGGTTGGTGCCTTTATCACCCGGTCGGGCGTTCTGACCTCGGTGCATGCCTTTGCCACTGACCCGGAGCGCGGCGTGTTCTTGCTGGCGATTCTTGCGGTGTTCATGGCTGGCGCGCTCACGCTCTTTGCGGCGCGGGCGGGGGTGATGCAGGCCAAGGGCGTGTTCAGCCTTGTCAGCCGCGAATCCGCGCTCGTCCTCAACAACCTGCTTTTGGCGGTGGCGTGTTTTGTGGTCTTTATCGGCACCATCTGGCCGCTGATCGCCGAGATGTTGTTTGATCGCAAACTGTCGGTTGGCGAGCCGTTTTTTAACGCGGCCTTTACCCCCTTCATGGTGGCGCTTGGGCTGGTTCTGCCGGTGGGGGCGATGCTGCCGTGGAAGCGGGCCACGTTGGGCCGGGTCATTCGGCAACTGGCCCCGGCGTTTGCGCTCGCCTTGGCGATTGGCGCACTTGCTTGGGCGATGCAGACCGGGCGTTCGGCGCTTGGTCCGGTGGGGCTGTTTCTTGCGGCGTGGCTGATTGGGGGCGCTGCGGTTGATCTTTGGTCGCGCACCGGGCGCGGAGACGGGCGTTTGTCGCGCCTTACGCGGTTGCCGCGGGCCGATTGGGGCAAAGCGGTGGCGCATGGTGGCCTTGGCGTGACCATGGCCGGTATCGCGGCGATGATGGCCTGGCAACAAGAGGATATTCGCGTTCTCAAGATCGGTGATCAGTTCGACATTGCGGGCTACACGCTGCGCCTTGACGAGGTTCACGACGAGGAAGGCCCGAATTATCTGTCCACGATGTCGACGTTTACGCTGTCCAAGGATGGGGTTGAAATCGCGACCATGACGCCTGAAAAACGCGAATACCCTGTCGCGCAGATGCCAACCACCGAAGCGGCGCTCGACAGTGGCTTTTTGCGAGACATCTATGTTGTCATCGGTGATCCGCAGATTGGCGGGGGCTGGGCGGTGCGCAGCTATTACAAGCCACTGGCAAACTGGATTTGGGGTGGCTCTATCCTGATGGCGCTTGGCGGGTTCTTGTCGCTCAGCGACCGACGCTACCGGGTGGCTGCGGGCGCGCGCAAGGTGCCGCAGGGGGTGCCTGCGGAATGA
- a CDS encoding lysophospholipid acyltransferase family protein, with amino-acid sequence MRQDPQIARDISYSYSAQTKSGRALIRTMENLTGRIELIKRAAGYETEVLQGRDFWEVIVERYGLTLDVVGGSLSNIPKEGPLVLIANHPYGILDGLMMGHILSQTRGDFRILAHQIFRKAEDLNKVILPISFDETKEAVALNLATRKTALDYLGQGGAIGIFPGGTVSTAAKPFSRPMDPGWRGFTAKMIAKSQAAVVPVYFDGHTSRLFQLASHLHVTLRMGLLIKEFRKRVDTPVRVVVGDPIPRSTLAQYAGDTKSLMAFLRAKTYELSPSPIVASEIGFEFE; translated from the coding sequence ATGCGCCAAGACCCCCAAATCGCCCGTGACATTTCTTATTCCTATTCTGCTCAGACCAAGAGCGGGCGGGCGCTGATCCGCACGATGGAAAACCTGACCGGGCGGATCGAACTGATCAAGCGCGCGGCAGGCTATGAGACCGAGGTTTTGCAGGGTCGCGATTTCTGGGAAGTGATCGTCGAGCGCTATGGGCTCACGCTGGATGTGGTGGGGGGCAGTCTGTCGAATATCCCGAAAGAGGGGCCTTTGGTGCTGATTGCCAATCACCCTTACGGCATTCTTGACGGGTTGATGATGGGCCATATCCTGAGCCAGACGCGCGGTGATTTCCGCATTCTGGCGCATCAGATTTTTCGCAAGGCCGAGGATCTGAACAAGGTCATCCTGCCGATCAGTTTCGACGAGACCAAGGAAGCGGTCGCGCTTAATTTGGCCACCCGCAAGACGGCGCTTGATTATCTGGGGCAGGGGGGGGCTATCGGCATCTTTCCGGGCGGCACCGTCAGCACGGCGGCCAAGCCGTTTTCGCGCCCGATGGACCCCGGCTGGCGTGGATTTACCGCCAAGATGATCGCCAAAAGCCAAGCCGCTGTGGTGCCGGTTTATTTCGACGGTCACACCAGCCGCCTCTTTCAACTGGCCAGCCATCTGCATGTGACGCTGCGCATGGGGCTTTTGATCAAGGAATTCCGCAAGCGGGTGGATACGCCGGTGCGCGTGGTGGTGGGTGATCCCATTCCGCGCAGCACGCTGGCGCAATATGCAGGCGATACAAAATCCCTCATGGCATTCCTGCGCGCCAAGACATATGAATTGTCTCCAAGCCCGATTGTTGCCTCTGAAATCGGGTTCGAGTTCGAATAA
- the argC gene encoding N-acetyl-gamma-glutamyl-phosphate reductase, with protein MTHNIAILGASGYTGAELVRLIATHPNMRITALAANSKAGQSMGQVFPHLRHLDLPDLVTIEEIDFSGIDLCFCALPHKTSQEVIANLPRDLKIVDLSADFRLRDPAAYEKWYGNPHAAPEVQQEAVYGLTEFYREDIRSARLVAGTGCNAATGQYILRPLISAGVIDLDEIILDLKCGVSGAGRSLKENLLHAELSEGYHAYSVGGTHRHLGEFDQEFSALAGRPVEIQFTPHLIPANRGILATGYVRGEAAQIHATLAAAYANEPFVVVLPMGETPSTRHIRGSNFCHIGVVADRRAGRAIVIAALDNLTKGSSGQALQNANLMLSEPETTGLMLAPVFP; from the coding sequence ATGACCCATAACATCGCCATTCTGGGTGCCTCTGGCTACACCGGGGCCGAGCTTGTCCGGCTGATCGCCACCCATCCCAATATGCGGATCACCGCATTGGCCGCCAATTCCAAGGCGGGGCAAAGCATGGGGCAGGTGTTTCCACATTTGCGGCATCTCGACCTGCCCGATCTTGTCACCATCGAGGAGATTGATTTCTCGGGCATTGATCTGTGTTTCTGCGCCTTGCCGCATAAGACCAGCCAAGAGGTGATTGCAAACCTGCCGCGCGATCTGAAGATTGTCGATCTCTCGGCGGATTTCCGGCTGCGTGATCCGGCTGCCTATGAGAAATGGTATGGCAATCCGCATGCCGCGCCAGAGGTGCAGCAAGAGGCGGTCTATGGTCTGACCGAGTTTTACCGCGAGGATATCCGCAGCGCGCGGTTGGTGGCGGGCACCGGGTGCAACGCGGCGACGGGGCAGTATATCCTGCGCCCGCTGATCTCTGCCGGGGTAATTGATCTGGATGAGATCATCCTTGACCTCAAATGCGGCGTGTCGGGCGCGGGGCGCAGTCTTAAGGAAAATCTGCTGCATGCGGAATTGTCTGAGGGCTATCACGCCTATTCGGTGGGCGGCACGCATCGGCATCTGGGTGAGTTCGATCAAGAGTTTTCCGCTCTGGCCGGACGCCCTGTCGAAATACAGTTCACCCCGCATCTAATCCCCGCCAATCGCGGGATTCTCGCCACTGGCTATGTCCGGGGGGAGGCGGCGCAGATTCATGCCACGCTGGCGGCGGCCTATGCCAATGAGCCGTTTGTTGTGGTTCTGCCGATGGGCGAAACCCCGAGCACGCGGCACATTCGCGGCAGCAATTTCTGTCATATCGGCGTGGTGGCGGATCGGCGCGCGGGACGGGCGATAGTGATTGCCGCGCTGGATAATCTGACAAAAGGTAGCAGCGGGCAGGCGTTGCAAAACGCAAATCTGATGTTATCTGAGCCTGAGACCACGGGGCTGATGCTTGCCCCGGTCTTTCCGTAA
- a CDS encoding holin family protein, which produces MVMDILRALFGSGANVVRETAEVFRVNAEAADQRSIETQRAALEQMAGEFRLENRGLFDRIIDGLNRIPRPAMALGTIGLFVAAMVDPLWFGERMAGLALVPEPLWWLLGAIVSFYFGARYQAKGQDFQRSIASTVARAPHVAESIRTLRALNPSSPGVADNGGDADLALTALTPTDNPALAEWRRRG; this is translated from the coding sequence ATGGTGATGGATATCTTGCGCGCGCTCTTTGGCAGCGGGGCCAATGTGGTGCGCGAGACCGCCGAAGTGTTTCGCGTCAATGCCGAGGCCGCCGACCAGCGCAGTATCGAGACGCAGCGCGCGGCGCTCGAGCAGATGGCGGGCGAGTTCCGTCTGGAGAACCGGGGGCTGTTTGACCGCATCATTGACGGTCTCAATCGCATTCCGCGCCCGGCGATGGCGCTTGGCACGATTGGTCTTTTTGTGGCGGCGATGGTTGATCCGCTGTGGTTTGGCGAACGCATGGCGGGGCTTGCGCTGGTGCCAGAGCCGCTTTGGTGGTTGTTGGGGGCGATTGTCAGTTTCTATTTCGGCGCGCGCTATCAGGCCAAGGGGCAGGATTTTCAACGCTCGATTGCCAGCACCGTCGCCCGTGCACCGCATGTGGCCGAGAGCATCCGAACCCTGCGCGCGCTCAACCCCTCTAGCCCCGGTGTGGCGGACAACGGCGGGGACGCAGATCTGGCGCTGACGGCTTTGACGCCGACCGACAATCCGGCGCTGGCGGAATGGCGGCGGCGGGGCTGA
- the ccmE gene encoding cytochrome c maturation protein CcmE: protein MKSLKKKRRVQIIAIAAVALVMATALIGYGMRDGINFFRSPTQVLAEPPSPSEVFRIGGLVEEGSLKRGESETIRFNVTDGNGVVAVTYRGVLPDLFEENQGMVGTGSYRDGIFVATEILAKHDETYMPKEVVDALKAQGVYQEPDGS from the coding sequence ATGAAATCGCTCAAGAAAAAGCGCCGCGTTCAAATCATCGCGATAGCTGCTGTGGCGCTTGTGATGGCCACGGCCCTGATTGGCTATGGCATGCGGGACGGTATCAACTTCTTTCGTTCGCCCACGCAGGTGTTGGCCGAACCGCCCAGCCCGTCGGAAGTGTTCCGCATCGGTGGGCTGGTAGAAGAAGGCAGTCTCAAGCGTGGCGAGAGCGAGACTATCCGGTTTAACGTGACCGATGGCAATGGTGTGGTGGCTGTGACCTATCGTGGCGTTCTGCCTGATCTTTTCGAGGAAAATCAGGGCATGGTCGGCACCGGCAGTTACCGCGACGGGATCTTTGTCGCCACCGAGATCCTCGCCAAACATGACGAGACGTACATGCCCAAGGAAGTGGTTGACGCGCTCAAGGCGCAGGGCGTCTATCAGGAGCCGGACGGCAGCTAA
- a CDS encoding cytochrome c-type biogenesis protein, which produces MKRLILALCVIAAPVFAVQPDEILDDPALEARARDISSGLRCLVCRNESIDDSNAELARDLRLLVRERLVAGDSNDEAVDFIVARYGEYVLLKPRSGGANMLLWWAGPLMLGAGLLIGAAYLRGRARTPETEVARLSEAEENRLREILKE; this is translated from the coding sequence ATGAAACGCCTGATCCTTGCGCTCTGCGTGATTGCCGCGCCGGTGTTTGCGGTGCAGCCGGATGAAATCCTTGATGATCCTGCACTTGAGGCGCGGGCGCGGGATATTTCCTCGGGCTTGCGCTGTCTGGTGTGTCGCAACGAGAGCATTGACGATTCCAACGCGGAACTGGCGCGCGATCTGCGTCTTTTGGTGCGCGAGCGTCTGGTGGCGGGCGACAGCAACGACGAGGCCGTCGATTTCATCGTTGCGCGGTATGGCGAATACGTGCTGCTCAAGCCGCGGTCGGGCGGGGCCAACATGCTTTTGTGGTGGGCGGGGCCGCTGATGCTGGGGGCTGGCCTTCTTATTGGCGCGGCCTATTTGCGGGGCCGGGCGCGCACGCCCGAGACAGAGGTTGCCCGGCTTAGCGAAGCCGAGGAAAACCGTCTGCGCGAAATCCTCAAGGAGTGA
- a CDS encoding enoyl-CoA hydratase-related protein has product MKDYQTITLEIADGVALLSLNRADKMNALNTQMRAEITDAVTHAGREARVVVLTGNGKAFCSGQDLSDGGNATTLDLERVLREEYVPMLRAITDCPVPTISAVNGPAAGAGANLALSADVVIATESAYFLQAFARIGLIPDAGGTYALPRQMGMAKAMGAALFAEPITARQASDWGMIWEAVDDAGFDAHWRARAAKLAMGPTQTYGAIKQAIRSTWDNTLEGQLDLEAKLQGACGQTRDFKEGVVAFLEKRPPRFEGR; this is encoded by the coding sequence GTGAAAGACTATCAAACCATCACACTGGAGATCGCCGACGGCGTGGCGCTTCTCAGCCTCAATCGCGCGGATAAGATGAACGCGCTCAACACCCAGATGCGGGCGGAAATCACCGATGCGGTGACCCATGCCGGGCGAGAGGCACGGGTTGTGGTTCTGACGGGCAACGGCAAGGCGTTCTGCTCGGGGCAGGATCTGAGCGATGGCGGCAACGCCACCACGCTTGATCTGGAGCGGGTGCTGCGCGAGGAATATGTGCCGATGCTGCGCGCCATCACCGATTGCCCGGTGCCCACGATCAGTGCGGTCAATGGGCCTGCGGCAGGGGCAGGGGCCAATTTGGCGCTGTCGGCAGATGTGGTGATCGCAACCGAGAGTGCCTATTTCCTGCAGGCCTTTGCCCGGATCGGCCTTATTCCCGACGCGGGCGGAACCTATGCGCTGCCGCGCCAGATGGGCATGGCCAAGGCGATGGGGGCTGCGCTTTTTGCGGAACCGATCACGGCCCGGCAAGCCAGCGACTGGGGCATGATCTGGGAGGCGGTGGACGACGCAGGTTTTGACGCCCACTGGCGGGCGCGGGCGGCAAAGCTGGCCATGGGGCCGACACAAACCTATGGGGCGATCAAACAGGCGATCCGCAGCACGTGGGACAACACGCTTGAGGGGCAATTGGACCTTGAGGCCAAATTGCAGGGCGCCTGCGGGCAGACCCGCGACTTTAAGGAAGGCGTGGTGGCTTTTCTGGAAAAACGCCCCCCGAGGTTCGAGGGGCGCTGA
- a CDS encoding beta strand repeat-containing protein, which translates to MGGLLLLGLLAGVGLTAFVIDEVNEDDDDTNTNDINTDDTISGTPGTDILDGTARADEITARGGDDIVSAGGGDDLVQGGTGVDIILGGSGADTLSGDGGDDVLIGGRGDDLIEGGAGDDVLIGIDGGLNSQTGDELNSLIQSNPTIDALRPSIGTDQHGSDTLIGGDGEDALFLSGGDFGTGGAGEDRFQIGDWIEADTVATITDYVPASDFIDYSYVSNGTAPQVSVAPDDDGNALLSVDGVVIARVLGAATTLTPASVILSERADDSSTDTGLNILRGTNGADLIDGSNVGDEITARGGNDLIASGGGRDEVFAGDGNDVVFGGNAADILWGGVGNDVVIGGAGGDSLQGNSGDDLILGLDIPLGSGSAAAISAFNLNSATPEALLEGLIRTPSEDLSGDDTLLGGSGNDVLVIGGDDTATGGLGADRFWLGEWVGGADTATITDYEPAVDQIVYYHSPAALGAATPVITLSTNAAGDAIILADGVPVAEVTGAGSTLTAAEIVIVERETPLNQITGSTGNDLITGRSIGDEITALEGNDVVGARGGDDQVFGGAGNDILDGGSGSDSVWGEAGDDVLIGGALRDVLFGSAGNDLIIGIDIQLGSGSAADIAAQDLDPATPRALLDDFARSAAEETSGDDNLSGGSENDVLIIGGDDTATGGVGEDQFWLGEWGRGADIATITDFDRADDQIAYVYTAATPDAAPPVVTLTTNAAGDVTVLADGIAVARILGAGSTLTAADVALIARPPAVAA; encoded by the coding sequence ATGGGTGGTTTGCTTTTACTTGGCCTTTTGGCAGGCGTAGGACTTACGGCGTTTGTGATCGACGAAGTCAACGAGGACGACGACGACACCAACACTAACGACATCAACACTGATGATACCATATCCGGCACACCTGGCACTGATATCCTTGATGGAACAGCACGCGCCGACGAAATCACGGCGCGCGGCGGTGACGATATCGTATCGGCAGGCGGCGGCGATGATCTTGTTCAGGGCGGCACGGGCGTTGATATCATCCTGGGCGGCAGCGGCGCCGACACGCTCTCTGGCGACGGCGGCGACGACGTTCTGATCGGGGGCCGGGGCGACGACCTGATCGAAGGCGGCGCGGGCGACGACGTGCTCATCGGCATTGACGGTGGCCTGAACAGCCAAACCGGCGATGAATTGAATAGTTTGATCCAAAGCAATCCGACCATTGACGCCTTGCGCCCAAGTATCGGCACGGATCAGCATGGCTCCGACACTTTGATCGGCGGCGACGGAGAAGATGCGCTATTCCTCAGTGGTGGCGATTTTGGCACTGGTGGGGCCGGTGAGGACCGTTTCCAGATCGGGGATTGGATCGAAGCGGACACTGTGGCCACGATCACCGACTATGTCCCGGCCTCCGACTTCATAGACTATAGCTACGTGTCCAACGGCACCGCTCCGCAAGTCTCTGTTGCGCCGGATGACGATGGCAACGCCTTGCTCAGCGTCGATGGCGTGGTCATTGCGCGCGTTTTGGGGGCCGCCACAACTCTGACTCCTGCAAGTGTCATCCTCTCCGAGAGAGCAGATGACAGCAGCACCGACACCGGCCTCAACATCCTGAGGGGCACAAACGGGGCTGATCTCATCGACGGAAGCAACGTTGGCGATGAAATCACAGCCCGCGGCGGCAATGATCTCATCGCCTCTGGCGGAGGGCGTGACGAGGTGTTTGCGGGGGATGGCAATGACGTCGTGTTTGGCGGCAACGCCGCTGACATCCTCTGGGGCGGGGTCGGGAATGACGTGGTTATCGGGGGGGCCGGGGGCGACTCGCTTCAGGGCAATTCCGGCGATGACCTCATTCTAGGGCTCGATATTCCTCTTGGCTCTGGCAGTGCGGCGGCCATCTCGGCCTTCAATCTGAACTCCGCAACACCAGAGGCCCTGCTTGAAGGTCTCATTCGCACCCCGTCAGAGGATCTCAGCGGCGACGATACGCTCTTGGGCGGCAGCGGTAACGACGTGCTCGTGATCGGGGGCGATGATACGGCGACGGGCGGCCTTGGGGCTGATCGTTTTTGGCTGGGTGAATGGGTTGGGGGCGCAGACACGGCCACCATCACCGATTATGAGCCGGCTGTGGATCAGATCGTCTATTACCACAGCCCGGCTGCGCTTGGCGCGGCAACACCGGTCATTACCCTGTCCACCAATGCGGCGGGGGATGCGATCATACTTGCGGATGGCGTACCCGTGGCCGAGGTGACAGGCGCGGGCAGCACGCTGACGGCAGCAGAAATCGTGATCGTCGAACGTGAAACCCCGCTCAACCAGATTACTGGCAGCACCGGCAACGATTTGATCACCGGGCGCTCAATCGGCGATGAAATCACGGCCCTCGAAGGCAACGACGTGGTTGGTGCGCGCGGCGGCGATGATCAGGTGTTCGGCGGGGCTGGCAACGATATTCTGGACGGCGGCAGTGGCTCGGATAGCGTTTGGGGCGAAGCGGGCGATGACGTATTGATCGGCGGCGCCCTGCGCGATGTCCTGTTCGGTAGCGCGGGCAACGACCTGATCATTGGCATTGATATCCAGCTTGGCTCTGGCAGCGCCGCCGACATTGCGGCACAGGATCTTGATCCTGCGACCCCGCGTGCTCTGCTTGACGATTTTGCGCGCAGCGCAGCCGAAGAGACAAGCGGCGACGACAACCTGTCAGGGGGCAGCGAGAACGATGTGCTTATCATCGGCGGCGACGATACCGCCACGGGCGGCGTCGGCGAAGATCAGTTCTGGCTTGGCGAATGGGGTCGCGGGGCCGATATCGCGACGATCACCGATTTCGACCGGGCCGACGATCAGATCGCCTATGTCTACACGGCAGCCACCCCAGATGCAGCCCCGCCTGTTGTGACCCTGACCACCAACGCCGCAGGGGATGTCACCGTGCTGGCGGATGGGATCGCCGTGGCCCGTATCTTGGGCGCAGGCAGCACGCTCACAGCCGCCGATGTCGCGCTCATTGCGCGCCCCCCGGCAGTCGCCGCGTAA
- a CDS encoding glutamate racemase, protein MAVGIFDSGLGGLTVWDAVSKRLPEVPLVYLGDNAHAPYGVRDADDIYDLTTSSVERLFAAGCDLVILACNTASAAALRRMQESWVPRDKRVLGVFVPLIEALTERQWGDNSPPREVAVKNVALFATPATVRSRAFQRELAFRAIGVDVEAQACGGVVDAIEDGDMILAEALVRSHVDALKRKMPHPEAAVLGCTHYPLVQEVFQDALGPDVAVYSQPNLVASSLADYLGRHPDKIGAGAEAAFLTTGDPKRVSSRATQFLRREIKFSAA, encoded by the coding sequence ATGGCGGTAGGAATTTTCGACAGCGGGCTGGGTGGCCTGACGGTGTGGGATGCGGTGAGCAAGCGCCTTCCGGAGGTGCCTCTTGTGTATCTGGGCGATAACGCCCATGCGCCTTATGGCGTGCGCGATGCCGATGACATCTATGATCTGACCACGTCATCGGTAGAGCGGCTTTTTGCGGCGGGTTGCGATCTGGTTATTCTTGCGTGCAACACCGCCTCGGCGGCGGCGCTGCGGCGGATGCAAGAATCCTGGGTGCCGCGTGACAAGCGGGTTCTGGGGGTCTTTGTGCCGCTGATCGAGGCGCTGACCGAGCGGCAATGGGGCGACAATTCCCCGCCGCGCGAAGTGGCTGTGAAAAACGTGGCGCTCTTTGCCACGCCTGCGACGGTGCGCAGCCGGGCGTTTCAACGCGAATTGGCGTTTCGCGCCATCGGTGTCGATGTCGAGGCGCAGGCCTGTGGCGGCGTGGTCGATGCCATCGAAGACGGCGACATGATCCTAGCCGAAGCGCTGGTGCGCAGCCATGTTGACGCGCTCAAGCGCAAGATGCCGCATCCCGAAGCGGCGGTTCTGGGCTGCACGCATTATCCGCTGGTGCAAGAGGTGTTTCAGGACGCGCTTGGCCCCGATGTGGCGGTTTATTCGCAGCCCAATCTGGTGGCGTCGAGCCTTGCCGATTATCTGGGGCGGCATCCAGACAAGATCGGGGCGGGCGCTGAGGCCGCATTCTTGACCACCGGTGATCCCAAGCGGGTGTCGAGCCGGGCGACGCAGTTCTTGCGACGAGAAATCAAGTTCTCTGCGGCCTGA